Sequence from the Brevundimonas sp. SGAir0440 genome:
GCGCACATAGGGAATGGCGGTATAGGCGCCGCCGAACGTCAGCAGCCCCGCCTTCAGCCCCGTCCAGAACATCGCGACCCAGCCGCCATCGCCCGCCGGCCCCGCCGTCTGTCCAAATACCGGCCCGCCGTCCCCCAGCCCGTGCATCGCCAGGGCTGCGAGAACCGCCAGCGCCACGACCCCGACGGCCAGGCCGACCCGCCCGACCCGGACCAGCAGATAGGCCGCCCCGCCCGCCGCCAGCACGATCCAGAAGGCCGCTCCCGCCAGGGTCGCCGCAAAGCCGACGACGGCGACGGCCCACAGCCAGCGATCCTCCAGAATATGCGATCCGATCTTGCAGACGGCGCGCACGATCACCGCGACCACCGCCGACTGAACCCCCAGGAACGCCCCGGCCAGCAGGCCCACGACCGGCGACAGCGCCACATAGGCCCAGCCGATCCCCAGCATCAGGATCAGCCCCGGCAGCATGAACCCCAGGCCCGCCAGCAGACCGCCCATCCGCCCCCGCGCCCGCATGCCCATATGCACGCACAGCTCGTGCGCCTCCGGCCCCGGCAGGATCTGCAACACCGCCAGCAGCCGGTTGAACCGCGCGCTGGACATCCACCGGCCCTGATCGACCAGCTCGCGCCGGATCATCGCGATCTGCGCCACCGGCCCGCCAAACGCCAGCAGCCCGAACCGCAGGAACCGCAGAAACACCGCCGTCAAGGACAGCGCCGGCGGAACAGGTTCGATCTCGCGCACCGTCACCCGCCGCCCCCGTCTTCACCGCTTCGAGCCCGCGCGATCCGATAGGGCCCCGCGCGCAGCGCCAGCGGCCGTCCCTTCCAGCTCAGTCGCACCGCGCCCTCGTCCACCAGGGCGTCCACCGCCGCGTGAACGTCAGGCATCGCCTCGCGCCACGCGCCGTCTTCGCCCGCGACCGCCCGCGCAACCTCGCTGGGGCAGACAGTGGCGTCCTCGGCCCGGGCGGCCAGAAGCGCCAGCGTGGCCTCGCGCGGGTCCATGACGGACGGCGCGCCTACAGCGCCCCTTCGATCTCGGTCTGATAGCCGAACAGCCCCTGCGCTCCGCCAGTGTGCAGGAAGACCACTGTCTCGCCATTGAATTGTCCGGCCCGCGCCAAGGCGATCAGCCCCTTCATCGCCTTGCCCGAATAGACCGGGTCCAGCACGATCCCGTCCAGACGCGCGGCCAGGGTCAGGGCGTCGATCACCCCCTGGTCGATCAGGCCATAGCCCTCGCCGACATAGTCGCAATCGGCGACCACCATCTCGCGCGTCACCCGGCCCGGTTGGCCCAGCAGGGCGGCCGTCTCCTCGGCCAGTTTGAAGACGTTCGCCTCCTGCCTGTCCTTGGGCGCCCGCACCCCGATGCCCAGCACGAGAATGTCCGCCCGCATGACCGCCAGCCCGGCGACCAGGCCCGCGTGGGTGCCCGCGCTGCCCGTCGCCGTCACGATGCGGTGGACCTCCAGATCCATCTCATCGGCCTGGACCAAGATCTCGCGCGCGCAATCGACATAGCCCAAAGCCCCGATCGGGTTCGATCCGCCGCCGGGAATGACATAGGGCTTGCCGCCCCGCGCCCGCACCTCGTCCGCCGTCTTCTCCAGCTCGGCGACCATGTCCGTCCCGCCCGGCACGGTGCGCAGGGTTGCGCCGAACAGCCGGTCCAGCAGCACATTGCCGTTGCCGACATAGTCCGTCGCCTTGGACCCCGTCCGCTCTTCCAGAATGATCTCGCAGGCCAGGCCGTGGGCGGCGGCCGCCGCCGCCGTCTGGCGCACATGGTTCGACTGCACCGCCCCTTGCGTCACCAGGGTGTCGGCGTCCTGTTCGAACGCCGCGCCCAGCAGGAACTCCAGCTTGCGGGTCTTGTTGCCGCCGCCGGCCAGGCCGGTGCAGTCGTCGCGCTTGATCCACAGATCCAGACCCAACTCCTCCGACAGGCGGGGCAGCGGCTCCAGCGGCGTCGGCAGATGGGCCAGGCGGATACGGGCGAAACGGGCGAGATGCATGGGACGGTTTCCTGTTCGCCGTCTTGATAGCCCGCGCCCATGACATTCAAAAGCGTCCAGCCCCAGCCGCCCGCCCCTTCGCGCGCCCTCGGCCTCAGCCCGGCGCGCCGGCCTCGGCCACACGCGTCGGCGCAACGAAGGCGGCGTCGCACAGGGCCTGGGCGAAGGCGTGGGACGTGACCGCCTGCCGGTCCATCAGGGCGTCCAGCACCCCGGCCCCCGCATCCACCGTCACGACCAGCGGATAACGCCCGACCACCTGACCGCCCTGCGCCGGGTCGCGCAATTCGGCAGTCGCCCGCATCCGGTGTTCGGCGCGATCGCCCGCCAGAATGGCCAGGCGCGGCGCCCGGCTCAGCGCCTCGACATGGATGTTCAGGTTCAGCCGATGCCGACCACCGGCGCACAGCCCCATTTCGTTCAGCACCTCGTCGTTGAAGGTGTCGGCGAAGTCGTCCTCGGCGTCCAGCCAGCCGGTCGTCGTCGTGACGCTGCCGATCCGCGCCTGTTCGGCCATGGCGGGCGACAGGGCCATCGGCTCGCCGCCGACCTCCACCGAGGCGCAGGCCGTCAATCCCGCGCACACCATGACCGCCAGGATGGCGGTCGTCTTGATCTGTTTCATCGTTCCCTCTCCCTCGATGACGCGACTAAGCTTGGCTGCGAATGAACGCCGCCTGAACGCCGTTCGACAAGCGGTCCGGAGCCAAAGCCGGCGTCCAAGCGTTGCCGCCGCATGACCGCCGCCGCGCCGCCCTTGGATCTGCAACGCGAGCGCGCCTATGTCCGCGATCTGGGCCGCGCCTTCGCCGGCGCCCTGGTGTTCAACATCCCGCTCTTGATGACGATGGAGATGTGGGCGCAGGGCGTGATCATGGACCGTTGGCGGCTGCTGACCTTCATCGTCGCCGGCCTGCCGCTGCTTTACGGCCTGGCCTATTACGCCGGCTTCTCCAAGCGACGCGGGCCGGTCAACGATGCGCTGGACACCGCCGTGGCCCTGGCCGTCGGCTTCATCACCGCCTCGGTGCTGCTGATTCTGTTCGGCGTCGTCGAATGGGACGCGCCGCCGCGCGAGGGCCTGGGCATGGTCGCGCTTCAGGCGATTCCCGGCGCCATGGGCGCGCTTCTGGCCCGGCGTCAGCTCAGCGGGGATGGCGGAGGCGACACCGATGAAGATCAGGCCTCCTATTTCGGCGAACTGTTCCTGATGGCGGCCGGCGCCCTGTTCTTCGCCCTGAACGTCGCTCCGACCGAAGAGATGATCCTGATCGCCTACAAGGCGACGCCCGCCCACATCCTGACCCTGATCGCCGTCTCCATCCTTCTGCTGCACCTGATCGTCTTCAAGGCCGGCTTCGCCGGTCAGGAAGAGGCCGAACATCCGATCAAGGCCTTCCTGCATTTCACCTTGCCCGGCTATGCCATCGCCCTGGCCGTCAGCCTGTTCACCCTGTTCCTGTTCGGGCGCACCGACGGCCATGCCGTCGCCGGCGTGGTCCAGACGATGGTCGTCCTGGGCTTCCCCGCCGCCATCGGC
This genomic interval carries:
- the chrA gene encoding chromate efflux transporter, yielding MREIEPVPPALSLTAVFLRFLRFGLLAFGGPVAQIAMIRRELVDQGRWMSSARFNRLLAVLQILPGPEAHELCVHMGMRARGRMGGLLAGLGFMLPGLILMLGIGWAYVALSPVVGLLAGAFLGVQSAVVAVIVRAVCKIGSHILEDRWLWAVAVVGFAATLAGAAFWIVLAAGGAAYLLVRVGRVGLAVGVVALAVLAALAMHGLGDGGPVFGQTAGPAGDGGWVAMFWTGLKAGLLTFGGAYTAIPYVRADTVGRGLIDDGAFLDGIAFAGVIPAPLVIFCTFVGFVVAGWGGALAMTAGVFAPAFAFSMIFYERLEAVVEDRRLHDGLAGVAAAVVGIIAATSVELGWATLQRAPSMAAAAAIFAGALAVAWAWQSRYAVPAVLAAAAVVGWGVMR
- a CDS encoding DUF3253 domain-containing protein, with the translated sequence MDPREATLALLAARAEDATVCPSEVARAVAGEDGAWREAMPDVHAAVDALVDEGAVRLSWKGRPLALRAGPYRIARARSGEDGGGG
- a CDS encoding D-cysteine desulfhydrase — its product is MHLARFARIRLAHLPTPLEPLPRLSEELGLDLWIKRDDCTGLAGGGNKTRKLEFLLGAAFEQDADTLVTQGAVQSNHVRQTAAAAAAHGLACEIILEERTGSKATDYVGNGNVLLDRLFGATLRTVPGGTDMVAELEKTADEVRARGGKPYVIPGGGSNPIGALGYVDCAREILVQADEMDLEVHRIVTATGSAGTHAGLVAGLAVMRADILVLGIGVRAPKDRQEANVFKLAEETAALLGQPGRVTREMVVADCDYVGEGYGLIDQGVIDALTLAARLDGIVLDPVYSGKAMKGLIALARAGQFNGETVVFLHTGGAQGLFGYQTEIEGAL
- a CDS encoding TIGR02587 family membrane protein yields the protein MTAAAPPLDLQRERAYVRDLGRAFAGALVFNIPLLMTMEMWAQGVIMDRWRLLTFIVAGLPLLYGLAYYAGFSKRRGPVNDALDTAVALAVGFITASVLLILFGVVEWDAPPREGLGMVALQAIPGAMGALLARRQLSGDGGGDTDEDQASYFGELFLMAAGALFFALNVAPTEEMILIAYKATPAHILTLIAVSILLLHLIVFKAGFAGQEEAEHPIKAFLHFTLPGYAIALAVSLFTLFLFGRTDGHAVAGVVQTMVVLGFPAAIGAAAARLLV